Within the Acinetobacter radioresistens DSM 6976 = NBRC 102413 = CIP 103788 genome, the region ATTGCTTGGAAAAAATGGACAAGTTGGGTGGGAGCTACAGCGAGCGCTTGCTCCTTTGGGCGAGGTAGTTGCATTAGACCGTCATGGTTTAAATGGTCTATCTGGCGATATGACTCAACCATCGGCAATTTTTGACACGATTGTGGCGCTAAAACCCGATGTAGTCGTTAATGCTTCTGCTTATACAGCTGTTGATTTGGCTGAAACTGAGCAGGATTCGGCTGATCTTGTGAATCATCAAACTGTAAAGGCTATAGCCGATGCATGTTTGCAAATTAAAGCTTTATTTGTGCATTACTCTACCGATTATGTTTTTGACGGGGCAGGTGAAACAGCTTTTGTTGAAACAGATGCAATTGCACCATTAAATGTCTATGGTAAAACCAAGGCATTAGGCGAACAGGCAATTGTTGAGAGTGGCTGTCAGCATCTAATTTTCAGAACATCATGGGTCTATGCAAGTAAAGGAAAAAACTTCTTGAAAACGATGTTGAACTTGGCTCAGCAACGTGAAGAGTTGTCGATTATTGATGATCAGATTGGTGCTCCAACTTCTGCTGAGCTAATTGCTGATATTACCGCACATGCTATTCCTCAAGTCGTAGCCGATGTGAGTAAAGCTGGTGTCTATCATTTGGTGGCGAGTGGTGAAACATCATGGTTTGGCTACGCAAGTTATGTATTTGAGCAAGCACGGTCATTAGGACAGGCGCTGATTGTACAAAAGGTTAATCCAATTCCAACAAAGGCTTACCCAACACCAGCAACCAGACCACACAATTCAAGATTGAACAACCAAAAAATACAGCATGTTT harbors:
- the rfbD gene encoding dTDP-4-dehydrorhamnose reductase, translated to MKILLLGKNGQVGWELQRALAPLGEVVALDRHGLNGLSGDMTQPSAIFDTIVALKPDVVVNASAYTAVDLAETEQDSADLVNHQTVKAIADACLQIKALFVHYSTDYVFDGAGETAFVETDAIAPLNVYGKTKALGEQAIVESGCQHLIFRTSWVYASKGKNFLKTMLNLAQQREELSIIDDQIGAPTSAELIADITAHAIPQVVADVSKAGVYHLVASGETSWFGYASYVFEQARSLGQALIVQKVNPIPTKAYPTPATRPHNSRLNNQKIQHVFKLCLPNWQDGVKRTIVELLNK